AACTCCCGACCGTATTGGTATATGGACACTACGATGTAATGCCAGTTGACCCTATTGAGCAGTGGTATTCAAAACCTTTTGAGCCAGAAATCAGGGATGGAAAAATTTGGGCGCGCGGTGCCGACGATGACAAGGGTCAGGCATTTATGCATGCGAAGGCGTTTGAACTGATGGTGAAAACCAACACGCTTCCTTGTAACGTGAAATTCATGATTGAGGGTGAGGAAGAGATCGGCTCTCCCAGCTTGACCAGCTGGTGTAAGAAGCATAAGCAGATGCTTGCTGCCGATATAATTTTGGTTTCTGACACAGGAATGATCTCTCCAGACACCCCATCCATTACAACAGGTTTACGTGGCTTAGCATACTGGGAGGTTGAAGTCACTGGACCAAACCGTGATCTCCATTCCGGCATTTTTGGCGGGGCAGTTGCCAATCCAATAAATTTTCTTGCTAAGATGATTGCCTCTATGACCGATGAGAACGGGAAAGTTACAATGCCAGGTTTCTATGCCGATGTTTTGGATGTTCCAGCAAAGGAGCGGGAGATGCTTGCAAGGGTACCATACAATGAGGCGGCCTATAAAAAATCAATTGAGGTGGCAGAACTTTTTGGTGAAACCGGCTATACCACTCCTGAGCGAACAGGTATTCGCCCCTCATTTGATGTTTGTGGCATTTGGGGAGGTTATACAGGAGAAGGTGCAAAAACGGTTTTGCCTTCTAAGGCTTTTGCAAAAATCTCTTCGAGACTGGTTCCAAATCAAAATCATGAAAAGATTGCCGTGCTCTTTAAGGATTATTTTGAGTCCATAGCTCCTGCCTCAGTAAAAGTAAAAGTTACCTCATTGCATGGCGGTCAAGGCTATGTTTGTCCGGTTGATTTCCCTGCATACATTGCTGCTGAGAATGCATACCTTGAATCGTTTGGTAAGAAACCAGTGCCGGTACGGAGTGGAGGAAGCATTCCAATCATCTCTACCTTCGAGGAGGTCCTTGGAATCAAATCAATACTCATGGGTTTTGGATTAGAGAGTGATGCAATTCACTCCCCTAACGAAAACTATCCTGTTGCTAACTTCTACAAGGGAATCGAAACAATCCCTCTATTTTATAAGCACTTTGCTACTATTTTGAGGTAACTGATAATTTGGAATCGAATAAATGGAATGGGCAGCTATAAGCTGCCCTTTTTTTTGCTGATTAGGGGGGGTGTTAAAAAATAATACAAATAATAATACATGAGCAATTAAAAATAGGGGGTATTGCAACAAAAAAGCATTTATATTAAAAATAACGACATTAATATAGGGGGTGTTGTTCTAATAAATGTATATTTGCGTCGTAACAATCAAAAAATGAAAATATGGTTGCGCTACGAGAAAAAGCATTATCAGAATTGTTGAGTCGTACCCCAGAAGGGGTAACCAAATCGGACGTTAAAATCTCCGATATTTTCGGAATCAACGTTTTCGACAGAAAAAAAATGAAGCAGTACCTTTCGGGTGAGGCCTATGAAAGTGTTGTTGCTGCCATTGATGAGGGTCGAAGAATTGACCGTAAGGTGGCCGATCAAGTGGCCACGGGCATGAAAACATGGGCTATGGAGCGTGGTGCGACTCACTACACACACTGGTTTCATCCGCTAAACGATTCAACCGCTGAGAAGCATGATGCGTTTTTTGAGCTCCAGCGCGACGGGGGCGCAGTTGAGCGGTTTAGGGGAGAGCTACTGGTACAACAGGAGCCTGATGCTTCTTCTTTTCCAAGTGGAGGTTTACGTAATACGTTTGAGGCTCGAGGTTATTCTGCGTGGGATCCCTCTTCTCCTGCTTTTGTACTTGATGGAACACTCTGCATACCTACCATATTTATTTCATATACCGGTGAGGCGCTCGATTTAAAAATGCCGCACCTTCGCTCGTTGCAGGCGCTCGATAGGGAAGCCACCCTCGTTGGTCAGCTATTCGACAAGGATGTAAAAAAGGTATTTGTTACCCTAGGCTGGGAGCAAGAGTATTTTCTCGTTGACGAGGCGCTTTTCACGGCTCGCCCCGATTTAGTATTGACAGGACGTACGCTGATGGGGCACGTAGCTGCAAAAGATCAGCAGCTTGAGGACCACTACTTTGGAGCCATTCCGGACCGGATTGCTTCATTTATGAAGGAGTTGGAGTTTGAGTCATATAAACTTGCGATACCGGTAAAGACAAGACATAACGAGGTTGCGCCGCACCAATTTGAGTGTGCACCCATTTTTGAGGAGGCCAACCTCGCAGTTGACCATAATTTACTGTTAATGTCCATTATGGATAAGGTAGCTCGCCGTCATAAGCTGCGCGTACTTTTCCATGAAAAACCATTTAAGGGAATTAACGGCTCTGGTAAGCATTGTAACTGGTCGATGCTCACCGATACTGGAGTAAATCTTCTTTCTCCTGGCAAGAATCCTCGCTCGAACATTCAGTTCCTTACCTTTTTGGTGAACACAATGAAGGCGGTTGATAAGCATGGATTGCTGCTGCTGGCAAGCGTAGCAAGCCAATCGAACTCTCACCGTCTAGGAGCAAATGAAGCACCGCCAGCAATTATGTCAGTTTTTATTGGTAAAACTCTTTCCGCATTG
The nucleotide sequence above comes from Williamwhitmania sp.. Encoded proteins:
- a CDS encoding dipeptidase, with translation MDQIKKYVEENKERFLEELFSLLRIPSISSLSEHKPDMVKAANYWRNAILEAGADKAEVMASEGNPVVYGEKIIDPKLPTVLVYGHYDVMPVDPIEQWYSKPFEPEIRDGKIWARGADDDKGQAFMHAKAFELMVKTNTLPCNVKFMIEGEEEIGSPSLTSWCKKHKQMLAADIILVSDTGMISPDTPSITTGLRGLAYWEVEVTGPNRDLHSGIFGGAVANPINFLAKMIASMTDENGKVTMPGFYADVLDVPAKEREMLARVPYNEAAYKKSIEVAELFGETGYTTPERTGIRPSFDVCGIWGGYTGEGAKTVLPSKAFAKISSRLVPNQNHEKIAVLFKDYFESIAPASVKVKVTSLHGGQGYVCPVDFPAYIAAENAYLESFGKKPVPVRSGGSIPIISTFEEVLGIKSILMGFGLESDAIHSPNENYPVANFYKGIETIPLFYKHFATILR
- a CDS encoding glutamine synthetase III, with protein sequence MVALREKALSELLSRTPEGVTKSDVKISDIFGINVFDRKKMKQYLSGEAYESVVAAIDEGRRIDRKVADQVATGMKTWAMERGATHYTHWFHPLNDSTAEKHDAFFELQRDGGAVERFRGELLVQQEPDASSFPSGGLRNTFEARGYSAWDPSSPAFVLDGTLCIPTIFISYTGEALDLKMPHLRSLQALDREATLVGQLFDKDVKKVFVTLGWEQEYFLVDEALFTARPDLVLTGRTLMGHVAAKDQQLEDHYFGAIPDRIASFMKELEFESYKLAIPVKTRHNEVAPHQFECAPIFEEANLAVDHNLLLMSIMDKVARRHKLRVLFHEKPFKGINGSGKHCNWSMLTDTGVNLLSPGKNPRSNIQFLTFLVNTMKAVDKHGLLLLASVASQSNSHRLGANEAPPAIMSVFIGKTLSALLDSLEERVTDKKMTPEEKTEIKLDIGKIPEILLDNTDRNRTSPFAFTGNRFELRAMGSSGNAASPLIVLNTALAEQLREFRLEVEAVIAKGVKKDEAILQVLRSVITASKQIRFEGNGYSQEWKEEAAKRGLPIMYDVPEAFNAFLDPKSRAMFGAFAVLTDRELESRHEIRNETYIKKMQIEARVLGDLAINHVVPTALLYQNLLIDNVKGLKDLFPELEFAVLAETQLQSIRKISDHVRNIRQLTKALVERRKEVNKITDMFERASVYSKEINAMMEEVRYHIDKLELIVDDKQWPLPKYRELLFLH